A single genomic interval of Staphylococcus hyicus harbors:
- a CDS encoding thioredoxin family protein, translating into MQKIQDMETFKSIINKDETVIVKFEAGWCPDCKAMDMWISPIVEKYNQYEWFVVNRDEVEEAALAYDVMGIPSILIFKNGEKLHHLHSAHAKSPEQVESFLSESLG; encoded by the coding sequence ATGCAAAAGATTCAAGATATGGAAACGTTTAAATCAATTATTAATAAAGATGAAACAGTTATCGTCAAATTCGAAGCAGGATGGTGCCCTGATTGCAAAGCCATGGATATGTGGATCAGCCCTATTGTTGAAAAATACAATCAATATGAATGGTTTGTTGTAAATCGTGACGAAGTTGAAGAAGCGGCGTTAGCGTATGATGTCATGGGTATTCCAAGCATTCTTATCTTCAAAAACGGAGAAAAGTTACATCATTTACATTCTGCTCACGCAAAATCACCTGAACAAGTCGAATCATTCTTATCCGAGAGTTTAGGTTAA
- a CDS encoding nitroreductase family protein, with protein sequence MELQEAIKYRRSIKKFDRNMHINEDAVRDAVVEAANAPNHGMREPWRVVYVPKHKLGEMSKEVSRYAFPREADKQQSHYDAVTNLGGFLAIIMKCDARQREENENYLAVGAYAQNLLLLLYEKGIGTCWKTPTYIFHPKVRNVFGVLPDERLIGFIYLTDLEDDKEKVPKRKNKGIYTEYI encoded by the coding sequence ATGGAACTTCAAGAGGCTATAAAGTATCGAAGAAGTATTAAGAAGTTCGATAGAAATATGCACATTAACGAGGACGCTGTAAGGGATGCTGTTGTAGAAGCGGCAAATGCACCAAATCATGGTATGCGCGAGCCGTGGCGTGTTGTATATGTGCCTAAGCATAAATTGGGGGAAATGAGCAAGGAAGTCTCGCGTTATGCATTTCCACGAGAAGCCGATAAACAACAAAGTCATTACGATGCGGTGACTAACTTAGGTGGTTTTTTAGCAATTATTATGAAATGTGATGCACGTCAACGGGAAGAAAATGAAAACTATTTAGCGGTTGGGGCATATGCACAAAACTTATTATTGCTCTTATATGAAAAAGGGATTGGAACATGCTGGAAAACGCCAACATATATTTTTCATCCAAAAGTTAGAAATGTTTTTGGGGTACTACCAGATGAACGCTTAATCGGATTTATATATTTAACCGATTTAGAAGATGACAAGGAAAAAGTACCTAAACGTAAAAATAAAGGAATCTATACAGAGTACATTTAA
- the aroD gene encoding type I 3-dehydroquinate dehydratase translates to MKAQIVGSFMVVSHVLSQNEIQLIKMQESNIDILELRIDALQDVASVDVAQIIQQLKDEGFQSEILVTFRSQMQGGKGNCDEKEYQSLLTQLAELKNVDYIDVEWEPSIGRHHIVRTIQSHGIDVIVSYHNFHETPQLDVLKKTYYHMSQYGGAHLKIAVMPQSKQDVLTLLQAVSEASDALHHWVTGISMSHLGIISRTAQQTFGGALSYGAINESVAPGQLNVKTLKNAMAVYQ, encoded by the coding sequence ATGAAAGCGCAAATCGTAGGAAGTTTTATGGTCGTATCTCATGTACTTAGTCAAAATGAGATACAGTTGATAAAAATGCAAGAATCAAATATAGATATCTTAGAATTAAGAATAGATGCACTTCAAGACGTTGCGAGTGTAGACGTGGCTCAAATCATCCAACAATTAAAAGATGAAGGTTTTCAATCCGAGATACTTGTTACGTTTCGTTCGCAAATGCAAGGGGGGAAAGGTAACTGTGATGAAAAAGAATATCAGTCACTTTTGACTCAATTGGCTGAACTAAAAAATGTGGATTATATTGATGTTGAGTGGGAGCCTTCGATTGGTCGACACCATATTGTTAGAACGATTCAATCTCATGGTATAGATGTTATTGTGTCATATCATAATTTTCATGAAACGCCGCAACTTGATGTATTGAAAAAAACATATTATCACATGTCTCAATATGGCGGGGCACACTTAAAAATCGCGGTTATGCCACAATCAAAACAAGATGTTTTAACGTTATTGCAAGCAGTATCAGAAGCAAGTGATGCATTGCATCATTGGGTGACAGGTATTTCCATGTCTCACTTAGGTATTATTTCTAGAACTGCACAACAAACATTTGGTGGGGCACTTTCTTATGGTGCTATCAATGAAAGCGTTGCTCCAGGACAACTCAATGTTAAAACTTTAAAAAATGCAATGGCCGTGTATCAGTAA
- a CDS encoding GNAT family N-acetyltransferase yields the protein MIHILNDTHTKAFYQLTCEAFRLHPLAFVHEISERQNYTETDIAQLLHPSHQKQQIFFGAFDHHKLVGFVQLNFFPYTSKRHKATVQGLYVTPDYRGSGIGRKLMESLIEYAEEHGIEQLVLAVASNNIAAKVFCDHLGFEFLALERQARKFNHTYIDEHWLIYYTNKEHI from the coding sequence ATGATACATATTTTGAATGATACGCATACAAAAGCATTTTATCAACTCACTTGTGAAGCATTTCGTCTTCATCCTCTCGCTTTTGTACATGAAATCAGTGAACGACAGAATTATACTGAAACAGATATTGCTCAGTTATTACACCCTAGCCATCAGAAGCAGCAGATATTTTTTGGTGCTTTCGATCATCATAAATTAGTAGGTTTCGTTCAACTCAACTTTTTCCCTTACACATCAAAGCGTCATAAGGCCACTGTTCAAGGTTTATATGTAACTCCAGATTATAGAGGTTCTGGTATTGGGCGCAAATTGATGGAAAGTCTTATAGAATATGCGGAGGAACATGGCATTGAACAACTTGTCCTTGCCGTAGCTTCAAATAATATTGCTGCTAAAGTATTTTGTGACCATTTAGGCTTTGAATTTTTAGCACTTGAACGCCAAGCTCGGAAATTCAATCATACTTATATAGATGAGCACTGGTTAATTTATTATACGAATAAGGAGCATATATGA
- a CDS encoding DUF1722 domain-containing protein: MKEITRIQHLWRYEKYHVMMHNYKYYTEIKTMIKNGQSYTSIETRIQEILNTPIQPAAFINTFQHLWGYFKNCATHEEKALYTAYVHQLQSESPSYCTSIQFIQNLAIKYNAQYLLNSSIMTLTLPKTI; the protein is encoded by the coding sequence ATGAAAGAAATTACAAGAATCCAACACCTATGGCGCTACGAAAAATATCATGTCATGATGCACAATTACAAATATTATACAGAAATCAAAACGATGATTAAAAATGGACAATCTTATACATCTATAGAAACTAGAATTCAAGAAATTTTAAATACGCCCATTCAGCCTGCCGCTTTTATAAATACATTCCAACACTTATGGGGCTATTTTAAAAATTGTGCAACCCATGAGGAAAAAGCGTTATATACTGCATACGTTCATCAACTTCAATCAGAGTCCCCTTCATATTGTACAAGTATTCAATTCATCCAAAATTTAGCGATAAAATATAACGCACAATACCTTTTAAACAGCTCAATCATGACATTAACACTCCCAAAAACGATTTAA